The uncultured Ilyobacter sp. genome has a segment encoding these proteins:
- a CDS encoding VOC family protein: MKIKKLYHLCIQTNCYEKSKKFYIEVLGFELVTLLLL, translated from the coding sequence ATGAAAATAAAGAAACTGTATCATCTATGTATTCAGACTAATTGCTATGAAAAATCTAAGAAATTTTATATTGAAGTTTTAGGATTTGAACTGGTAACTCTACTTCTGCTGTAA
- a CDS encoding DUF2628 domain-containing protein, translating into MNYEDKALLSYLGKKKGFEWYKKSFAKHDAKNGKFAWSWSFWAFIGGGWYFIYRRMFVEGICLLALGVFLTFTYPAMMLSLKISMGGIAPYMVYVRYKTAKDDVESKYKKESGRLEALKERGGYFQQSIYLAIGAYLLTLGFIVYAYVTAG; encoded by the coding sequence ATGAATTATGAAGACAAGGCTCTGTTAAGTTACTTAGGAAAAAAAAAGGGGTTTGAATGGTATAAAAAATCTTTTGCAAAACACGATGCCAAAAATGGAAAATTTGCGTGGAGCTGGTCATTTTGGGCATTTATAGGGGGAGGATGGTATTTTATTTATAGAAGAATGTTTGTAGAAGGGATCTGCCTTCTCGCTTTAGGTGTATTTCTTACATTTACCTATCCAGCTATGATGCTCTCGCTGAAGATATCAATGGGAGGGATAGCACCTTATATGGTATATGTGAGGTATAAAACTGCAAAAGATGACGTAGAAAGCAAATATAAGAAAGAGAGCGGAAGATTAGAAGCACTTAAGGAAAGAGGTGGCTATTTTCAACAGTCGATATACTTGGCTATAGGAGCTTATCTTCTGACACTTGGATTTATAGTTTACGCCTATGTTACAGCGGGATAA
- a CDS encoding Cof-type HAD-IIB family hydrolase has translation MIKLIATDMDGSLLNDDHKIDEEFWEVFREIRKKNIIFSAASGRQYYNLLEKFDSIKDDMLFIAENGTYVIKNGIELFSVTIDKKDALELIEIGRGIEGAYLVICGKKSAYIESSDEKLVSEVSRYYSRFKIVDDVTQVNDDILKITLCDFKGSEENSHKYFINYENKFNIAVSGKLWLDIIHMKANKGTAIKKIQKFFQITPCETMVFGDYLNDLEMVKNAKYGYAMENAHPLLKKEANFIAETNNQNGVVKKIKEILL, from the coding sequence ATGATTAAACTAATAGCAACTGATATGGACGGAAGTCTGCTCAATGATGACCATAAAATTGACGAGGAATTTTGGGAAGTTTTCAGGGAGATCCGAAAGAAAAACATTATTTTTTCTGCCGCCAGTGGGAGACAATATTACAATCTTCTAGAAAAGTTTGATTCTATCAAGGACGATATGCTTTTTATAGCAGAGAATGGGACATATGTAATAAAAAACGGAATAGAGCTTTTTTCCGTAACAATCGATAAAAAAGATGCCCTAGAGCTCATAGAGATAGGCAGAGGTATAGAGGGAGCTTATCTTGTTATTTGCGGCAAGAAATCTGCTTATATCGAGAGCAGTGATGAAAAACTTGTGTCAGAGGTATCTAGATATTATTCCCGTTTTAAAATTGTAGATGATGTCACTCAGGTTAATGATGATATTTTAAAAATCACCCTCTGCGACTTTAAAGGTTCCGAAGAAAACAGCCACAAATATTTTATAAATTATGAGAATAAGTTTAATATTGCCGTCTCTGGAAAATTATGGCTCGATATTATCCATATGAAAGCAAATAAGGGAACTGCCATAAAAAAAATACAGAAATTTTTTCAAATAACTCCTTGTGAGACCATGGTTTTTGGAGATTATCTAAATGACCTCGAAATGGTAAAAAATGCAAAATATGGCTATGCAATGGAAAATGCACATCCTCTTCTAAAAAAAGAAGCAAACTTTATCGCAGAAACCAACAATCAAAACGGCGTTGTCAAAAAAATAAAAGAAATTCTGCTATAA
- a CDS encoding single-stranded DNA-binding protein — protein MNLVVLTGRLTRDPELKYGQSGKAYCRFSLAVDRPFQKGEADFINCVAFGKTAELIGEYLRKGRKTGVQGRLQMNRYEVEGEKRTTYDVIVDNIEFLEGRNSEPSPNNSNSQGGYSNSNSYSKPSKPQAPSHSQPETESFEDDDEFPF, from the coding sequence TTGAATTTAGTAGTATTAACGGGGAGACTCACAAGAGACCCTGAATTAAAGTATGGACAAAGCGGGAAAGCATACTGTAGATTTTCACTAGCTGTAGACAGACCATTCCAAAAAGGTGAAGCTGATTTCATCAACTGTGTCGCTTTTGGAAAAACTGCAGAATTAATAGGGGAATACTTGAGAAAAGGTAGAAAAACAGGTGTCCAGGGAAGACTCCAGATGAATAGATATGAAGTAGAAGGTGAAAAAAGGACTACTTACGATGTTATTGTAGACAATATCGAGTTTTTAGAGGGAAGAAACAGTGAACCATCTCCTAACAACAGCAATTCTCAAGGCGGATATTCTAACTCTAATTCTTACTCAAAACCTTCAAAACCACAGGCTCCTTCACATTCTCAGCCGGAAACAGAATCATTTGAAGATGACGACGAATTTCCTTTCTAA
- a CDS encoding MipA/OmpV family protein codes for MKNKFALIFLAGLLFSTTAKGDQENKMTLSVGAGAITQNSIYQSEDKYETFPVAAVNLRYDNFYINYDEIGYDLYSEDGMKLGLIGKVHLGYDSDDLKDEYEAMEDREYDFHLGLKTTYNYDIYKFVTFATGDISGRSDGKSLGFEGSARYTLIDRRLYFIPAAGVTYVDEDFVDYFYGVKESEAVSGGINGGSEYRGAGDVIYGLKGSFSYIYNSDLSFQWINGVKLYGGHINDSSIVRKDYSFYTGLIVTYRFL; via the coding sequence ATGAAAAATAAATTTGCTTTAATTTTTTTAGCCGGTTTGCTTTTTTCTACAACTGCCAAGGGAGATCAGGAAAATAAGATGACACTTTCTGTTGGGGCAGGGGCCATTACACAAAATAGCATCTACCAATCAGAGGATAAGTATGAGACTTTTCCAGTTGCGGCTGTAAATTTGAGATATGATAATTTTTATATTAATTATGATGAGATAGGATACGATCTATATAGTGAAGATGGGATGAAATTAGGTCTTATAGGAAAAGTCCATTTGGGCTACGATTCTGATGATTTGAAAGATGAGTACGAGGCTATGGAAGACAGAGAGTATGATTTTCATCTGGGGCTGAAAACTACATATAATTATGACATTTATAAATTTGTTACCTTTGCCACTGGTGACATAAGTGGAAGGAGCGACGGTAAATCCCTTGGATTTGAAGGAAGTGCTAGGTATACTCTAATTGACAGAAGGCTTTATTTTATACCTGCTGCAGGAGTTACATATGTAGATGAAGATTTTGTAGATTATTTTTACGGGGTGAAGGAGAGTGAGGCAGTCTCTGGAGGAATAAACGGTGGGTCAGAGTATAGAGGTGCTGGAGATGTCATCTATGGACTAAAAGGAAGCTTTAGTTATATCTACAACAGCGATCTTTCTTTCCAGTGGATAAACGGTGTGAAACTATATGGTGGCCACATAAACGATTCTTCGATAGTGAGAAAGGACTATTCTTTTTATACAGGTTTGATTGTGACATACAGATTTCTATAG
- the polA gene encoding DNA polymerase I, which translates to MKRAVLLDVSAIMYRAFFAHMNFKTKNEPTGAVFGFTNTLLAIINEFSPDYIGAAFDVKRSTLKRSEKYKEYKAARKPIPEDLMAQIPRIEDLLECFGIEKFKIDGHEADDVIGALAKKLSADNIEVYIITGDKDLSQLVDGNINIALLGKGEGKERFKILRTEKDVVEQLGVKPNDIPDLFGLIGDASDGIPGVRKIGAKKALIMLQKYKNLEGVYNHLDELSDLPGIGKGLVKNIEEDKELAFLSRDLATIDLDIPVDYNPHKLQHGIEEEKLYELFKNLEFKALIKKLNLKDQEFRKESAEEKKENSSQDNNQMSLFGGKVVEELVVERENKIITSEEMFEEMLKKAKSEKIAGVLYEECGVAVTLKNCNYYLPVSHDFVGAKNINRNLLEKFLSSDIDFISYKFKDTLNEGYEIRNIHFDVMIAYFLLTAQTKESIEVVLHNETGDDFPLYKEVFGKEVPSKLPVEEYGEFMMKRSESLYDIYKDLKNRIEEEEMHDLFYNVEMKLILILSKMEQEGIAIDPEYFREYSLELTDKLQELKENIFKISEEEFNLNSPKQLADILFMKLNIEPVTKTKTGFSTNVDVLETLRDRGEKIAEYILDYRKLTKLQSTYVDALPKLADKKNRLHTTFNQTGAATGRLSSSNPNLQNIPVKSDEGIKIRRGFVSDEGNTLLAVDYSQVELRVLAELSGDETLIKAYSDGLDLHDLTAKKIFDISTDVTRSQRTMAKIVNFSIIYGKTPFGLSKELGISQKDAKEYIKRYFAQYPRVKELEEKIIKNAEETGYVKTYFGRKRAVDGITSKNGNIKKQANRMAVNTVIQGTAADILKKVMIEIDKKIGDRKDIKMNLQVHDELIFEVKDESVEKYADIIKDIMENSIKFKNVKLEANIAHGKNWAEAK; encoded by the coding sequence ATGAAAAGAGCTGTGCTTTTAGATGTGAGTGCAATTATGTATAGAGCTTTTTTTGCTCATATGAATTTTAAGACAAAAAATGAACCTACAGGAGCAGTATTTGGTTTTACCAATACACTGCTGGCAATTATTAATGAGTTTTCACCTGATTATATTGGAGCTGCCTTTGATGTCAAAAGATCAACTCTGAAAAGAAGTGAAAAGTATAAAGAATATAAAGCTGCCAGAAAACCCATACCTGAAGATCTAATGGCTCAAATCCCAAGAATAGAGGACCTTTTGGAGTGTTTTGGGATAGAAAAATTTAAAATAGATGGTCATGAGGCAGATGATGTCATAGGGGCCCTGGCAAAGAAACTATCTGCAGACAACATAGAGGTCTATATAATAACAGGTGATAAAGACCTTTCCCAGCTTGTTGACGGCAACATAAACATAGCTCTTTTAGGAAAAGGCGAGGGGAAAGAAAGGTTTAAAATCCTCAGAACTGAAAAGGATGTAGTAGAACAGTTAGGAGTTAAACCTAATGATATACCGGATTTATTTGGACTTATAGGAGATGCCAGTGACGGTATTCCTGGGGTTCGTAAAATAGGTGCTAAAAAAGCCTTGATAATGCTCCAAAAGTATAAGAATTTAGAAGGAGTCTATAATCACCTTGATGAACTGTCTGATCTTCCGGGAATAGGAAAGGGCCTTGTGAAGAATATAGAGGAGGACAAAGAACTTGCATTTCTCAGCAGAGATTTAGCAACAATAGATCTAGACATACCTGTAGATTATAATCCTCATAAACTTCAACATGGTATAGAAGAGGAAAAACTTTATGAACTCTTTAAAAATCTGGAATTTAAAGCTCTTATAAAAAAATTGAATCTGAAAGATCAAGAGTTTAGAAAAGAATCTGCAGAAGAAAAAAAAGAAAATTCTTCACAGGATAACAATCAAATGAGTCTTTTTGGTGGGAAAGTTGTAGAAGAGTTGGTTGTTGAGAGAGAAAACAAGATAATTACATCTGAAGAGATGTTTGAGGAGATGCTGAAAAAGGCAAAGAGTGAAAAAATTGCGGGAGTTCTCTATGAAGAATGTGGAGTGGCAGTGACCTTGAAAAATTGCAACTACTACTTACCTGTGAGTCACGATTTTGTGGGAGCTAAAAATATAAATAGAAACCTTTTAGAGAAATTTTTATCTTCAGATATAGATTTTATATCATATAAATTTAAGGATACCCTGAATGAAGGATACGAGATAAGGAACATTCATTTTGATGTCATGATAGCGTATTTTCTTTTGACTGCCCAGACGAAAGAAAGTATAGAGGTGGTTCTTCATAATGAAACTGGGGACGATTTTCCTTTATATAAGGAGGTTTTTGGAAAAGAAGTCCCATCAAAACTTCCGGTAGAAGAATACGGAGAGTTTATGATGAAAAGAAGTGAATCTCTCTATGATATATATAAAGATTTGAAAAATAGAATCGAAGAGGAAGAAATGCACGATCTTTTTTACAATGTAGAGATGAAGCTTATTTTGATTCTTTCTAAGATGGAACAAGAGGGGATAGCCATAGACCCCGAATATTTTCGAGAATACAGTTTAGAACTTACTGATAAACTCCAAGAGTTGAAGGAAAATATATTTAAAATCTCCGAAGAGGAATTTAACCTGAATTCACCTAAACAACTTGCTGATATACTTTTTATGAAGCTGAATATAGAGCCTGTTACTAAAACAAAGACAGGTTTTTCTACAAATGTAGATGTCTTAGAGACACTTAGAGACAGAGGTGAGAAGATAGCTGAATATATATTGGACTACAGGAAACTTACAAAACTTCAGAGCACCTATGTGGATGCACTTCCAAAACTGGCAGATAAAAAAAACAGGCTTCATACAACCTTCAATCAGACAGGTGCAGCCACAGGAAGGTTGTCATCTTCTAATCCAAATCTTCAAAATATACCTGTAAAAAGTGACGAGGGAATAAAAATAAGACGTGGTTTTGTGTCTGATGAAGGGAATACTCTTTTGGCCGTAGATTACTCCCAGGTAGAGCTCCGAGTACTAGCAGAGCTTTCAGGAGATGAGACTCTTATAAAAGCCTACTCAGATGGACTAGACCTTCATGATCTTACGGCAAAAAAAATATTTGATATAAGCACGGATGTCACGAGAAGCCAAAGAACCATGGCAAAGATAGTAAACTTTAGTATTATTTATGGAAAAACTCCCTTTGGACTTTCTAAAGAATTGGGAATAAGTCAAAAAGATGCCAAGGAGTATATAAAAAGATATTTTGCCCAATATCCGAGAGTTAAAGAACTTGAAGAGAAAATTATAAAAAACGCAGAAGAAACGGGATATGTAAAAACTTATTTTGGAAGAAAAAGAGCAGTAGACGGGATCACCTCAAAAAATGGGAACATAAAAAAACAGGCTAACAGAATGGCTGTAAATACAGTTATCCAGGGAACTGCAGCGGATATTCTGAAAAAAGTAATGATAGAGATAGATAAAAAAATCGGAGATAGAAAAGATATAAAAATGAATCTTCAAGTTCATGATGAACTGATTTTTGAAGTTAAAGATGAGAGTGTAGAAAAATACGCAGATATAATAAAGGATATAATGGAAAACAGCATAAAATTCAAAAATGTCAAACTAGAGGCAAATATTGCCCACGGGAAAAACTGGGCAGAAGCTAAATAA
- the whiA gene encoding DNA-binding protein WhiA gives MSYTHMVKEEVLKKEIKSPLEKFLEIYSFLKGKNSILEDRIEIKLENREIAERVYEFLREITQMKIFIKYSVSRRLGEHNVYTITLPKQKGYADFINKLNRYDNIELAAYDEKFKGFLRGLFLSCGYIKSPDKEYAMDFFIDSEEIGEKLYKTLKKKDKRVFKTKKRNKSLIYLRNSEDIMDIMVNVGAITQFFKYEEVTMMRDLKNKTIREINWEVANETKTLDTGKKQIKMIKYIGKKIGLNNLTGVLEEVAFLRLHNPESSLTELAEMVGISKSGIRNRFRRIEQVYNELIEKEKTGEKQE, from the coding sequence ATGTCATATACTCACATGGTAAAAGAGGAGGTATTGAAAAAAGAGATAAAATCTCCTTTGGAGAAATTTTTGGAGATATACTCCTTTTTAAAGGGTAAAAATTCAATTTTAGAAGATAGAATAGAGATAAAACTTGAGAATAGAGAGATAGCGGAGAGAGTCTATGAATTTTTAAGAGAGATTACTCAGATGAAGATTTTTATAAAGTACTCTGTGAGTAGAAGACTAGGAGAGCACAATGTCTATACTATAACCCTTCCCAAACAAAAGGGCTATGCTGATTTTATAAATAAGCTTAATAGATATGATAATATCGAGCTTGCTGCTTATGATGAAAAATTTAAGGGCTTTTTAAGAGGTCTTTTTTTAAGCTGTGGATATATAAAATCTCCTGATAAAGAGTATGCAATGGATTTTTTTATCGACAGTGAAGAAATTGGAGAAAAACTATATAAGACTTTAAAAAAGAAGGATAAGAGAGTCTTTAAAACCAAAAAAAGAAATAAATCTCTTATATATCTCAGAAATTCTGAAGATATCATGGACATAATGGTCAATGTGGGAGCTATCACACAGTTTTTCAAATATGAAGAGGTAACTATGATGAGAGATTTGAAAAACAAGACCATAAGAGAGATCAACTGGGAAGTAGCCAATGAAACTAAGACTCTAGATACTGGAAAAAAACAGATAAAAATGATAAAATACATAGGTAAGAAAATAGGACTAAATAATCTGACTGGAGTTCTTGAGGAAGTTGCTTTTTTAAGACTTCATAATCCTGAAAGTTCTCTTACAGAACTTGCAGAGATGGTAGGAATATCCAAATCTGGGATAAGAAACAGATTTCGTAGAATAGAACAGGTTTACAATGAACTGATAGAAAAAGAAAAAACCGGAGAGAAACAAGAGTGA